From Salvelinus namaycush isolate Seneca chromosome 24, SaNama_1.0, whole genome shotgun sequence, one genomic window encodes:
- the LOC120019085 gene encoding sestrin-1-like isoform X2 produces MKHATAATETIENNSFTVTDVFKICTQCERLSKKDFGVRIPRPLGNGPSRFIPEKEYLESFLRTQHYLLQMDGPLSLHYRHYIGIMAAARHQCSYLVNLHVNDFLQVGGDSKWLKGLDGAPQKLQSLGELNKILAHRPWLLTKAHIEHLLKAEEHSWSLAELIHAVVLLTHYHSLASFTFGCGITPEIHSDGGHTFRPPSLSQYCVCDIANGNGHGHLEERRGNHQVSEVSGEVEVLMERMKQLQECRDEEEASQEEMATRFEREKTESMLVATAEDEECVPSRDVSRHFEDPSYGYKDFSRRGEHVPTFRVQDYSWEDHGYSLVNRLYPDVGQLLDEKFQMAYNLTYNTMAMHKDVDTTMLRRAIWNYIHCMFGIRYDDYDYGEINQLLDRSFKVYIKTMVCSPEKTTKRMYESFWRQFQHSEKVHVNLLLMEARMQAELLYALRAITRYMT; encoded by the exons ATGAAGCACGCAACTGCAGCAACAGAAACCATTGAAAATAATTCATTTACAGTGACAGACGTATTTAAAATATGCACTCAGTGTGAACGGCTAAGCAAAAAG GACTTTGGAGTTCGAATCCCAAGACCCCTGGGAAATGGACCAAGTAGATTTATCCCTGAAAAAGAG TACCTGGAGAGCTTTCTGAGGACACAGCACTACCTGCTGCAGATGGACGGGCCCTTATCCCTGCACTACCGCCACTACATAGGCATCATG GCTGCAGCAAGACACCAGTGCTCCTACCTGGTCAACCTGCACGTCAATGACTTCCTCCAGGTGGGAGGGGACTCCAAGTGGCTGAAAGGCCTGGACGGAGCCCCACAGAAGCTGCAGTCCCTCGGGGAGCTCAACAAGATCCTGGCCCACCGGCCCTGGCTTCTCACCAAGGCACACATCGAG caCCTGCTGAAGGCTGAAGAACACAGCTGGTCCCTGGCTGAGCTGATCCATGCTGTGGTGCTCCTCACACACTACCACTCCCTGGCCTCCTTTACCTTCGGCTGTGGCATCACCCCCGAGATCCACAGTGACGGGGGGCACACCTTCAGACCCCCCTCCCTCAGCCAGTACTGCGTCTGCGACATTGCCAATGGCAACGGGCACGGccacctggaggagaggagaggcaacCACCAG GTATCGGAGGTGTCTGGTGAGGTGGAGGTGCTGATGGAGAGGATGAAGCAGCTGCAGGAGTGTCGTGATGAAGAGGAAGCCAGTCAGGAGGAGATGGCCACACGCTTTGAGAGGGAGAAGACCGAGAGCATGCTGGTGGCCACGGCAGAGGACGAGGAGTGTGTGCCATCCAGAGACGTATCCAGGCACTTTGAAGACCCCAGCTACGGCTACAAGGACTTCTCCAGGAGAGGAGAACATGTACCCACCTTCAGAGTGCAG GACTACAGTTGGGAGGACCACGGCTACTCCCTGGTGAACCGTCTGTACCCTGACGTTGGTCAACTGCTGGATGAGAAGTTCCAGATGGCCTACAacctgacctacaacaccatgGCCATGCACAAAGACGTGGACACCACCATGCTGCGCAGGGCTATCTGGAACTACATCCACTGCATGTTCGGCATCAG GTATGATGACTATGACTACGGAGAGATTAACCAGCTGTTGGACCGCAGCTTTAAGGTCTACATTAAGACCATGGTGTGCAGCCCGGAGAAGACCACCAAACGAATGTACGAGAGCTTCTGGAGACAGTTCCAGCACTCCGAGAAG GTCCATGTCAATCTGCTTCTTATGGAAGCGCGCATGCAGGCAGAACTGCTCTACGCTCTGAGAGCGATCACCCGCTACATGACATGA
- the LOC120019085 gene encoding sestrin-1-like isoform X1 encodes MKHATAATETIENNSFTVTDVFKICTQCERLSKKDFGVRIPRPLGNGPSRFIPEKEILQVSKVDPRTQSIFEDAFAALGRLDNISLVMGFHPQYLESFLRTQHYLLQMDGPLSLHYRHYIGIMAAARHQCSYLVNLHVNDFLQVGGDSKWLKGLDGAPQKLQSLGELNKILAHRPWLLTKAHIEHLLKAEEHSWSLAELIHAVVLLTHYHSLASFTFGCGITPEIHSDGGHTFRPPSLSQYCVCDIANGNGHGHLEERRGNHQVSEVSGEVEVLMERMKQLQECRDEEEASQEEMATRFEREKTESMLVATAEDEECVPSRDVSRHFEDPSYGYKDFSRRGEHVPTFRVQDYSWEDHGYSLVNRLYPDVGQLLDEKFQMAYNLTYNTMAMHKDVDTTMLRRAIWNYIHCMFGIRYDDYDYGEINQLLDRSFKVYIKTMVCSPEKTTKRMYESFWRQFQHSEKVHVNLLLMEARMQAELLYALRAITRYMT; translated from the exons ATGAAGCACGCAACTGCAGCAACAGAAACCATTGAAAATAATTCATTTACAGTGACAGACGTATTTAAAATATGCACTCAGTGTGAACGGCTAAGCAAAAAG GACTTTGGAGTTCGAATCCCAAGACCCCTGGGAAATGGACCAAGTAGATTTATCCCTGAAAAAGAG ATCCTTCAAGTCAGTAAAGTAGACCCCAGGACACAATCGATATTTGAGGACGCATTCGCAGCACTGGGTCGCCTTGACAACATCTCTTTGGTGATGGGCTTCCACCCACAGTACCTGGAGAGCTTTCTGAGGACACAGCACTACCTGCTGCAGATGGACGGGCCCTTATCCCTGCACTACCGCCACTACATAGGCATCATG GCTGCAGCAAGACACCAGTGCTCCTACCTGGTCAACCTGCACGTCAATGACTTCCTCCAGGTGGGAGGGGACTCCAAGTGGCTGAAAGGCCTGGACGGAGCCCCACAGAAGCTGCAGTCCCTCGGGGAGCTCAACAAGATCCTGGCCCACCGGCCCTGGCTTCTCACCAAGGCACACATCGAG caCCTGCTGAAGGCTGAAGAACACAGCTGGTCCCTGGCTGAGCTGATCCATGCTGTGGTGCTCCTCACACACTACCACTCCCTGGCCTCCTTTACCTTCGGCTGTGGCATCACCCCCGAGATCCACAGTGACGGGGGGCACACCTTCAGACCCCCCTCCCTCAGCCAGTACTGCGTCTGCGACATTGCCAATGGCAACGGGCACGGccacctggaggagaggagaggcaacCACCAG GTATCGGAGGTGTCTGGTGAGGTGGAGGTGCTGATGGAGAGGATGAAGCAGCTGCAGGAGTGTCGTGATGAAGAGGAAGCCAGTCAGGAGGAGATGGCCACACGCTTTGAGAGGGAGAAGACCGAGAGCATGCTGGTGGCCACGGCAGAGGACGAGGAGTGTGTGCCATCCAGAGACGTATCCAGGCACTTTGAAGACCCCAGCTACGGCTACAAGGACTTCTCCAGGAGAGGAGAACATGTACCCACCTTCAGAGTGCAG GACTACAGTTGGGAGGACCACGGCTACTCCCTGGTGAACCGTCTGTACCCTGACGTTGGTCAACTGCTGGATGAGAAGTTCCAGATGGCCTACAacctgacctacaacaccatgGCCATGCACAAAGACGTGGACACCACCATGCTGCGCAGGGCTATCTGGAACTACATCCACTGCATGTTCGGCATCAG GTATGATGACTATGACTACGGAGAGATTAACCAGCTGTTGGACCGCAGCTTTAAGGTCTACATTAAGACCATGGTGTGCAGCCCGGAGAAGACCACCAAACGAATGTACGAGAGCTTCTGGAGACAGTTCCAGCACTCCGAGAAG GTCCATGTCAATCTGCTTCTTATGGAAGCGCGCATGCAGGCAGAACTGCTCTACGCTCTGAGAGCGATCACCCGCTACATGACATGA